The following are encoded together in the Candidatus Omnitrophota bacterium genome:
- the hisI gene encoding phosphoribosyl-AMP cyclohydrolase: MKKEKKVSIKDLKFDSNGLIPVIIQDYKDNAVLMLAYMNKESIKRTLKLKKTCFWSRSRKEYWVKGMTSGHFQFVKSIYYDCDMDTLLIKVKQVGVACHTGKRSCFFRKIKLLGL, encoded by the coding sequence ATGAAAAAAGAGAAAAAAGTCAGTATTAAAGATTTGAAATTTGATAGTAACGGCCTTATTCCTGTCATTATCCAGGATTATAAGGATAATGCCGTGCTTATGCTTGCTTATATGAATAAAGAGTCTATTAAACGCACCCTGAAGCTTAAAAAGACTTGTTTTTGGTCGCGTTCCAGGAAAGAGTATTGGGTAAAAGGCATGACTTCAGGCCATTTTCAGTTTGTTAAGAGTATTTATTATGATTGCGATATGGATACCTTATTGATCAAGGTAAAACAGGTAGGTGTTGCCTGCCATACCGGCAAAAGAAGCTGTTTCTTTAGAAAAATTAAGCTGCTCGGGCTTTAA
- the hisF gene encoding imidazole glycerol phosphate synthase subunit HisF: MLTKRIIPCLDIKEGRVVKGIKFLGLKDAGDPVEVAKVYDKQQADELVFLDITASFEKRKTMIELVEKIAENVFMPFTVGGGIATSDDIKDLLNAGADKVSINTAAVKYPELIKESSAKFGSQCIVVAIDAKRSSDGKKWEVYINGGRTPAGLDAIEWAKNAYRLGAGEILLTSMDYDGTKDGYDIELTNRISEAVNIPVIASGGAGKLEDFYEVFDKGKADAALAASIFHYQEFTVKQVKEYLKERNIPVRL, from the coding sequence ATGCTTACAAAAAGAATAATACCCTGCCTGGATATTAAAGAGGGTAGGGTAGTTAAAGGAATAAAATTTCTCGGGCTTAAAGATGCGGGTGACCCGGTAGAGGTTGCTAAGGTCTATGATAAGCAGCAGGCTGATGAATTAGTTTTTCTGGACATCACGGCAAGTTTTGAAAAAAGAAAAACAATGATTGAGCTTGTTGAAAAGATTGCCGAGAATGTATTTATGCCTTTTACTGTTGGTGGAGGCATAGCTACCTCCGATGATATTAAGGACCTGCTTAATGCAGGAGCTGATAAGGTATCTATAAATACGGCTGCAGTAAAATATCCCGAGTTGATTAAAGAATCATCTGCAAAGTTCGGAAGCCAGTGTATAGTAGTGGCTATCGACGCAAAGAGATCATCCGATGGCAAAAAATGGGAAGTCTATATAAACGGGGGCAGGACACCGGCTGGCCTTGACGCCATAGAATGGGCTAAAAATGCTTATAGGCTTGGTGCCGGAGAAATTCTTTTGACAAGTATGGATTATGATGGTACAAAAGATGGCTACGATATCGAGCTTACAAATAGGATAAGCGAGGCTGTTAATATCCCCGTTATCGCTTCCGGCGGAGCGGGGAAATTGGAGGATTTTTACGAAGTTTTTGATAAAGGAAAGGCAGATGCTGCTTTGGCGGCATCGATTTTCCACTATCAGGAGTTTACGGTAAAGCAAGTCAAGGAATACTTAAAGGAGAGGAATATACCGGTAAGGCTATGA
- the hisA gene encoding 1-(5-phosphoribosyl)-5-[(5-phosphoribosylamino)methylideneamino]imidazole-4-carboxamide isomerase — MLIIPAIDIMQGKVVRLVQGKTGKTVYSSDPVMTAKHWQRQGAKLLHLVDLDGAIKGKMQNFRYVQEIARAVSIPVEFGGGIRTQADIKRLLDAGIYRVVLGTRAIEAKFLEKVLKKYKDRVIVSVDARQDSVLIKGWKKGAARVSVDKLLKSLKKSGLKEIIFTDVNMDGTLKGPNIKKLKQLLKTHRIRIIASGGVSCLQDLMRLKMLEKDGLSGVIIGKALYEAKFTLPEAAKYS; from the coding sequence ATGTTAATTATACCCGCTATAGATATAATGCAGGGTAAGGTTGTGCGCCTGGTGCAGGGTAAGACCGGTAAAACGGTCTACTCATCAGACCCTGTGATGACTGCTAAGCATTGGCAGAGGCAGGGAGCAAAGCTTTTGCATCTCGTTGATTTAGACGGAGCGATAAAAGGGAAAATGCAAAATTTTAGATATGTTCAAGAAATCGCCAGGGCAGTAAGCATACCTGTTGAATTTGGCGGTGGCATAAGGACCCAGGCTGATATAAAACGCCTTCTTGATGCCGGGATTTACAGGGTGGTTTTAGGCACAAGGGCCATCGAGGCAAAATTCCTTGAAAAAGTTTTGAAAAAATATAAGGACAGGGTAATTGTAAGCGTTGATGCAAGGCAGGATTCTGTTTTGATAAAAGGATGGAAAAAGGGCGCTGCAAGAGTCAGCGTTGATAAGCTTTTAAAATCCCTTAAAAAGAGTGGATTAAAAGAAATAATTTTTACTGATGTGAATATGGATGGGACTCTCAAAGGGCCTAATATTAAGAAATTGAAGCAGCTATTAAAAACACACAGGATTAGGATTATCGCTTCCGGAGGGGTTTCCTGTTTACAGGATTTAATGCGCCTCAAGATGCTGGAGAAGGATGGCTTAAGCGGCGTAATTATTGGTAAGGCACTTTATGAAGCTAAATTTACCTTGCCTGAAGCTGCTAAGTATTCATAG
- the hisH gene encoding imidazole glycerol phosphate synthase subunit HisH has product MICIIDYGMGNIHSVKKAIESMGKKTIVTNSPKDLDKCEKIVFPGVGAFDDAIDELRRVNLVDSILKQVSGNKFFLGICLGMQVLFESSQEALKEKGLGLLTGSVKLFDQDLKVKVPHMGWNQLNIINGACPLLKDIKSGSFVYFCHSYYPEPADKSIIAASTEYGVNFSSIIWKNNIFGVQFHPEKSQDTGMKILRNFIDL; this is encoded by the coding sequence ATGATCTGTATTATTGATTATGGAATGGGTAATATCCATAGCGTCAAAAAAGCTATAGAGTCTATGGGTAAAAAAACTATAGTCACAAATAGTCCGAAAGATCTGGATAAGTGCGAAAAAATTGTTTTTCCCGGAGTGGGTGCCTTTGATGACGCTATTGACGAGTTAAGAAGGGTTAATCTTGTTGATTCAATATTAAAACAGGTCTCTGGAAATAAGTTCTTTCTTGGCATATGCCTTGGTATGCAAGTTTTATTTGAATCTAGCCAGGAGGCGCTAAAGGAAAAAGGGCTTGGTTTGCTTACCGGGAGCGTCAAGCTTTTTGACCAAGATCTCAAAGTTAAAGTCCCCCATATGGGCTGGAATCAGCTGAATATTATTAATGGGGCATGCCCGTTGCTTAAAGATATTAAATCCGGATCTTTTGTTTATTTCTGCCACTCTTATTATCCTGAGCCTGCGGATAAAAGCATTATCGCTGCCTCAACCGAATACGGGGTGAATTTTAGTTCAATAATATGGAAGAATAATATCTTTGGTGTGCAATTCCATCCTGAAAAAAGCCAGGATACCGGCATGAAGATATTAAGAAACTTCATTGATTTATAA
- the hisB gene encoding imidazoleglycerol-phosphate dehydratase HisB: protein MPKREALKTRKTKETEITIKLNIDGTGESKIDTGIGILDHMLELFAFHGLFDLEIAAKGDLKVDIHHTNEDVGIVLGDAFKEALGQKEGIKRFGSASVPMEEVVADVSVDISGRAYFKGISLPSHTFAAINSQENYSLEYANHFFEGFVNKLGANLVIKLETRNNPDLHTNLEPIFKALGIAMDQATQVDPRRKGIPSTKGIID, encoded by the coding sequence ATGCCAAAAAGAGAAGCACTAAAAACCAGAAAGACAAAGGAAACTGAAATAACCATTAAATTAAACATCGATGGTACTGGTGAATCAAAAATTGATACCGGTATAGGTATATTGGATCATATGCTGGAACTTTTTGCTTTTCATGGCCTGTTTGATTTAGAGATCGCTGCAAAGGGCGATCTAAAAGTAGATATACACCATACTAACGAAGATGTAGGGATTGTTTTAGGAGATGCCTTTAAGGAGGCCTTGGGCCAGAAAGAAGGGATAAAGCGGTTTGGTTCTGCTTCTGTTCCTATGGAAGAAGTTGTGGCTGATGTGAGCGTGGATATAAGCGGCAGGGCTTATTTTAAGGGCATATCTTTGCCTTCGCATACCTTCGCTGCTATAAATTCGCAGGAAAATTACTCTCTTGAATATGCTAACCATTTCTTCGAAGGGTTTGTCAATAAATTAGGGGCAAATCTAGTAATAAAGCTGGAAACAAGGAATAACCCAGATTTACATACAAATTTAGAGCCTATATTTAAAGCGTTAGGGATTGCAATGGATCAGGCCACGCAAGTTGATCCCCGCCGCAAAGGTATTCCTTCGACAAAAGGCATAATTGATTAA
- the hisD gene encoding histidinol dehydrogenase: MKIIRPASKQLDKIYNRGQIRYRRIEEKVKKIIEDVRFNGDDAVLKYTKKFDKVKMQLRQLKVAEADISGAYQNINPDFVSNLKIVIDNVTKFYNKTLKRSWRTRGSDGVILGEKYEPIEKVGVYIPAGTAPLVSCVYMTVLPAKIAGVKKIVLISPPDANGAINPHILVVADLLKVNEIYRVGGAQGIAALAFGTKTITKVDKIVGPGNMYVSEAKRQVFGYTDIDMIAGPTELVIIANQFSDPKFIIADLKAQAEHAQGLAVLITNSKKMAKLIKSSLEGMNGFIVLTKNLSQAVDVANRIAPEHLEILVNNPRRLVRGIKNAGAIFLGPYSPTAVGDYVAGPSHVLPTSGTARFFSGLSVCDFLKCNHIISYSKKSLEKVREPLEKIASIEGLSKHMESVKIRFQ; this comes from the coding sequence ATGAAAATAATACGGCCTGCAAGCAAACAACTGGACAAGATTTATAACCGCGGTCAAATCCGCTATAGGCGGATTGAGGAAAAGGTTAAAAAGATCATCGAAGATGTCCGTTTTAACGGTGATGATGCAGTTTTGAAATACACAAAGAAATTTGATAAAGTCAAAATGCAGTTAAGGCAGTTGAAAGTTGCTGAAGCAGATATAAGCGGCGCTTATCAGAATATAAACCCGGATTTTGTCTCGAATTTAAAGATAGTTATCGATAATGTTACTAAGTTTTATAATAAAACTCTTAAAAGGTCATGGAGGACCAGGGGTTCAGATGGCGTGATCCTCGGTGAAAAATACGAGCCTATTGAGAAGGTCGGGGTTTATATACCGGCAGGGACAGCGCCGCTGGTCTCTTGTGTTTATATGACAGTCTTACCGGCAAAAATCGCCGGTGTTAAAAAGATAGTTTTAATCAGTCCTCCCGATGCTAATGGCGCCATTAACCCGCATATATTGGTTGTCGCTGATCTGTTAAAAGTAAATGAAATATACCGAGTAGGCGGCGCTCAGGGCATAGCCGCTCTTGCTTTCGGGACAAAGACCATAACTAAAGTTGACAAGATAGTCGGGCCGGGGAATATGTATGTGAGTGAAGCTAAGCGCCAGGTTTTTGGTTATACGGATATCGATATGATCGCAGGCCCCACAGAATTAGTCATCATCGCTAATCAATTCAGCGACCCTAAATTTATAATAGCCGATTTAAAAGCGCAGGCTGAGCACGCCCAGGGCTTGGCAGTATTGATTACGAATTCAAAGAAGATGGCTAAATTAATTAAATCAAGTCTGGAAGGCATGAATGGCTTTATCGTCCTTACGAAGAACTTATCACAGGCTGTTGATGTAGCTAACAGAATAGCGCCTGAACACCTGGAGATACTTGTTAATAACCCCAGGAGGCTTGTCAGGGGCATTAAAAACGCAGGGGCGATTTTCCTCGGGCCGTATTCTCCTACCGCAGTGGGGGATTATGTTGCAGGGCCCAGCCATGTATTGCCTACTTCGGGGACTGCCAGGTTTTTCTCCGGATTATCTGTTTGCGATTTTCTTAAATGCAACCATATTATAAGCTATTCAAAGAAATCACTTGAGAAAGTCAGGGAGCCTCTTGAAAAGATCGCTTCAATAGAGGGTTTATCTAAGCATATGGAGTCAGTAAAAATCCGATTTCAATAG
- a CDS encoding alanine--tRNA ligase — protein MKADLIRNKFLQYFKQKGHKIVASDSLIPHDDNTVLFTPAGMNQFKKEFMGFNSGFKRAATAQRCLRTDDLEKVGKTACHHTMFEMLGNFSFGDYFKEDAICWAWEFLTKELKIPESRLWVSVYKDDSEAYEKWLKIIKLPSHKIVKLGDKDNFWPSEAKEKGPNGPCGPCSEIFYDFGEGVGCGKDSCSPGCSCGRFVEIWNLVFTQFNRKEGGLLEPLPNKNIDTGMGLERLAAVMQGVYSNFETDLFIPLIKEIKNSVVLPEAELINAVADHIRAIVFSIYDGVMPSNEKRGYIVRKIIRKSVYHMVSMGVKRPFLYKLTPIVAKLMSEPYPELNSRKEDIAEIILAEEKSFLDILKSSDKYLTEKFADAESASNADENADIAFQLYDTYGLPIEVTAKWLKEKYKADISTGKLNSNIMEQKNRSKVQSAMKGDVFESRDFKAVAKDTRFSGYNEHESKSKIIKILKDNDEIKKIIKGDSAVLILDRSPFYAESGGQVGDTGKIVKGKSVFSVKNTKKIGKVILHFGNVEQGSFIKGSQVVSAIDAQRRLAIARNHTATHLLQSALRTILGAHVKQQGSLVDFDKLRFDFSHFKALSQQELERIEDLVNSYILKNIDLRVKKTSLNLAKKTGALAFFGDKYEDDVRIVEIGDVSKELCGGTHLVSTSQIGIFKIIQESSVASGIRRIEALTGDAAYDLLKRESRTLSQISSILNVEEDKIVDEINKKQDKLKQLEKELYSQRLNITRQNIDELIQGSESINGINIIAHILNGYDMELLRKTVDLLKSKVASSAIILGSSVNGKVFLVVGLTNDLCQRGMDASGIIRIIAKSIGGSGGGRMDFAQAGGDKPENLELTINEFKKYIKEMRL, from the coding sequence ATGAAAGCTGATTTAATAAGAAATAAATTTCTCCAGTATTTTAAGCAGAAAGGGCATAAGATTGTCGCCAGCGACAGCCTTATCCCGCATGATGATAATACTGTATTATTTACCCCTGCCGGAATGAACCAGTTTAAGAAAGAATTTATGGGATTTAATTCCGGATTCAAGCGTGCTGCTACTGCCCAGCGATGCCTGCGTACTGATGACCTGGAAAAGGTGGGTAAAACAGCCTGCCATCACACGATGTTTGAGATGCTGGGTAATTTTTCTTTCGGTGATTATTTTAAGGAAGATGCGATTTGCTGGGCATGGGAATTTTTGACCAAAGAACTCAAGATACCTGAATCCAGGCTTTGGGTGTCAGTTTATAAGGATGACAGCGAAGCTTATGAAAAATGGCTAAAAATCATAAAGCTTCCTAGCCATAAAATAGTTAAACTTGGAGACAAGGATAATTTTTGGCCGTCTGAAGCAAAAGAAAAAGGGCCTAATGGGCCATGCGGGCCTTGTTCTGAAATATTTTATGATTTCGGGGAGGGCGTTGGCTGCGGTAAGGATTCATGCAGCCCCGGATGTTCATGCGGCAGGTTTGTCGAGATATGGAATTTGGTTTTTACCCAGTTTAACCGTAAGGAAGGGGGTTTGCTTGAGCCTTTGCCAAATAAAAACATAGATACCGGTATGGGCTTAGAAAGGCTGGCTGCGGTAATGCAGGGGGTCTATTCTAATTTTGAAACTGATCTTTTTATCCCTCTTATAAAAGAGATTAAAAATAGTGTTGTTTTACCTGAGGCAGAGCTTATTAATGCTGTCGCCGACCATATCAGGGCAATAGTTTTTTCTATTTATGATGGCGTTATGCCTTCGAATGAAAAAAGGGGATACATCGTCAGGAAAATAATACGTAAGAGTGTTTATCATATGGTAAGTATGGGTGTAAAAAGGCCTTTTCTGTACAAATTAACTCCTATAGTCGCCAAGTTAATGTCTGAGCCATATCCTGAATTAAACAGCAGAAAAGAGGATATCGCAGAAATTATTCTGGCCGAAGAAAAAAGTTTTCTCGATATATTGAAATCAAGCGATAAATACCTTACTGAGAAATTTGCGGATGCCGAGTCTGCTTCCAATGCTGATGAGAATGCCGATATCGCCTTTCAGCTATATGATACTTATGGTTTGCCGATAGAGGTTACCGCTAAGTGGCTAAAAGAAAAATATAAAGCAGATATTTCTACGGGTAAGCTTAATTCAAACATCATGGAGCAGAAAAACCGTTCAAAGGTACAGAGCGCTATGAAAGGCGATGTATTTGAAAGCCGTGATTTTAAAGCTGTTGCCAAAGATACAAGGTTTTCCGGATATAATGAACATGAAAGCAAGTCAAAGATCATCAAGATTCTGAAAGATAACGATGAAATCAAGAAAATCATAAAGGGAGATAGCGCAGTATTAATATTGGATAGATCGCCTTTTTACGCAGAGAGCGGAGGGCAGGTTGGTGACACGGGAAAAATTGTAAAAGGTAAGTCAGTCTTTTCTGTGAAAAATACCAAGAAAATCGGCAAAGTAATTTTGCATTTTGGAAACGTCGAGCAAGGCAGTTTTATTAAGGGCAGCCAAGTTGTTTCTGCAATAGATGCTCAAAGAAGGCTTGCGATTGCCAGGAACCATACTGCAACGCACCTTCTTCAGTCAGCGTTAAGGACTATACTGGGCGCGCATGTAAAACAACAGGGTTCTCTGGTTGATTTTGATAAGCTCAGGTTTGATTTTTCGCATTTTAAAGCTTTAAGCCAGCAGGAATTGGAGCGCATCGAAGACCTTGTAAACAGTTATATTCTTAAGAATATAGATTTAAGGGTAAAGAAAACATCGCTAAATCTGGCAAAGAAAACCGGGGCCCTTGCTTTTTTTGGGGATAAATATGAAGATGATGTCCGTATTGTAGAGATAGGAGATGTATCTAAAGAGCTTTGCGGCGGGACGCATTTGGTTTCTACATCGCAAATCGGAATTTTTAAGATTATTCAGGAGAGCTCGGTGGCTTCAGGGATAAGAAGGATAGAGGCTTTAACCGGCGATGCTGCTTATGATTTGCTCAAGAGAGAATCCCGCACCCTCTCCCAAATAAGTTCGATATTAAATGTCGAAGAGGACAAAATTGTTGATGAGATTAATAAAAAGCAGGATAAGCTCAAGCAGCTTGAAAAAGAACTTTACTCTCAGAGGCTCAATATAACCAGGCAGAATATCGATGAGTTGATCCAGGGTTCGGAATCAATAAACGGAATAAATATTATTGCGCACATCCTTAATGGCTATGATATGGAATTACTTAGAAAAACTGTTGATTTGCTCAAGTCTAAAGTCGCAAGTTCTGCTATAATTTTAGGGTCTTCTGTCAATGGCAAGGTTTTTCTGGTGGTCGGATTAACCAATGATTTATGCCAGAGGGGTATGGATGCTTCCGGTATTATCCGGATAATCGCAAAGAGTATCGGCGGCAGCGGCGGGGGCAGGATGGATTTTGCTCAAGCCGGTGGAGATAAACCTGAGAATCTGGAATTAACAATAAATGAGTTCAAGAAATATATAAAAGAGATGAGATTATGA
- a CDS encoding regulatory protein RecX, whose translation MDKIDNPQIIKARNYAFLLLKFRQRSVAELTRRLKSKKYDAGVINNVINWLLEHNFIDDNIFAKNWAETRISRGVGITKIKYELKLKGVSNNIIDQTIKDLTGKYSEAEVIKGLIMKKSKQLAELEPSKRRNRLYSYLARRGFPANLIIDSITSYES comes from the coding sequence GTGGACAAGATAGATAACCCGCAGATAATTAAGGCAAGGAATTATGCCTTTCTTCTTCTCAAATTCAGGCAGCGAAGCGTTGCCGAATTAACCCGGAGGTTGAAAAGCAAGAAATACGATGCAGGGGTAATAAATAATGTCATTAACTGGTTGTTAGAGCATAACTTTATCGATGATAATATATTTGCTAAGAATTGGGCTGAAACCAGGATTAGCCGCGGAGTCGGTATTACTAAAATAAAATACGAACTCAAGCTTAAGGGAGTCTCGAATAATATTATTGATCAAACGATAAAAGATTTAACGGGGAAATATTCTGAGGCTGAAGTAATCAAAGGTTTGATAATGAAGAAATCAAAACAACTTGCTGAGCTGGAGCCAAGCAAAAGAAGGAACAGGCTCTATTCGTATCTTGCCAGGCGCGGGTTTCCTGCCAACCTCATTATAGATTCAATTACTAGTTATGAAAGCTGA
- the recA gene encoding recombinase RecA codes for MTVDKKVLQKDPAKDLSNRQKALELALSQIEKQFGKGSIMKLGSDVKVNVEVIPTGALTLDLALGVGGFPRGRVIEIYGPEASGKTTLTLSLIKEIQSLGGVAAFIDAEHAFDSNYAKIVGVNLDDLLISQPDTGEQALEIAETLVRSNAVDLVIIDSVAALTPRAEIEGEMGDSHVGLQARLMSQALRKLTGAISKSRTCMVFINQIREKIGVMFGSPETTPGGRALKFYSSVRIDLRKIATLKSDDLVIGNRVRARVVKNKVAAPFREAEFEIMHNEGISKTASILDAAISAEIVNKSGAWLSYGEEKIGQGREAAIKLLKENPKLQETIEKELRKKI; via the coding sequence ATGACTGTAGATAAGAAAGTTTTGCAAAAGGATCCCGCAAAAGACCTATCTAACCGCCAAAAAGCACTTGAATTGGCTTTATCGCAGATCGAAAAACAATTCGGTAAAGGTTCCATAATGAAACTGGGTTCAGATGTAAAGGTTAATGTGGAAGTTATCCCTACAGGCGCATTAACCCTTGATTTGGCCCTTGGTGTCGGCGGTTTTCCTAGGGGAAGGGTTATTGAGATATATGGCCCTGAAGCTTCCGGAAAGACAACTCTTACGTTGTCGCTTATTAAAGAGATCCAATCGTTAGGAGGAGTAGCTGCATTTATTGATGCAGAGCATGCTTTTGATTCAAATTACGCCAAAATCGTTGGTGTTAACCTGGATGATCTATTAATCTCTCAGCCGGATACCGGTGAGCAGGCTCTAGAAATTGCAGAGACGCTTGTGCGTTCAAATGCCGTTGATTTAGTTATCATTGATTCTGTCGCCGCGCTGACTCCCCGTGCTGAAATTGAGGGGGAAATGGGTGATTCGCATGTAGGCTTACAGGCAAGATTGATGTCCCAGGCCTTAAGAAAATTGACTGGCGCTATCAGTAAATCACGAACATGTATGGTTTTTATAAACCAGATAAGGGAGAAGATCGGGGTTATGTTCGGTTCTCCTGAAACCACACCCGGAGGCAGGGCGCTTAAGTTTTATTCATCTGTGAGGATAGATTTAAGAAAAATCGCCACTTTGAAATCAGATGACCTGGTAATAGGCAACCGGGTAAGGGCTAGAGTAGTAAAAAACAAGGTCGCTGCGCCTTTCAGGGAAGCAGAGTTTGAGATAATGCATAATGAGGGCATATCAAAGACTGCCAGCATACTTGATGCTGCGATCAGCGCCGAAATAGTAAACAAAAGCGGCGCCTGGTTGTCTTATGGCGAAGAGAAAATCGGGCAGGGAAGAGAAGCAGCTATAAAACTGCTTAAGGAAAATCCTAAACTGCAGGAAACAATCGAAAAAGAGTTAAGGAAGAAGATTTAG